The Pan troglodytes isolate AG18354 chromosome 19, NHGRI_mPanTro3-v2.0_pri, whole genome shotgun sequence region TTCAGCTCTATTTAAACATCCCTTCCttaggaagccctccctgaccccccccacctcccacgCCCGCCGACTCAGGGCTGGATGTTTCCCCCCCCCACCACGTTCCTGTAGTTACTCTGGCTCAGTCTGTTTCACAGTCTTGTTTCCCATTGGGCATGTGCTCTTTAAAGACAAGCTCTGGCATATATCCCTagaacctagcacagtgcctggcatgtagaagCTGCTTAAACAAtctttattaaatgaaatagtaTGCAATAAATGGCCAGTGGTGAATGTTCTGCTTCCCCCAcagagattctgcattttaaCCAGTGTCTTGTGAAACCCTGTGCCTTCACCCAGAAGCATGGATCAGTGCCAGCACTGGAGGAGGCTGGCAAAACATCTAGTTCAGTTGTCCCAAACcactgtgcatcagaatcacctagggaGTTGAAAAAAGTACAGCTCCCTAGGCCCTGGCTCCATGCAGTAGTCAGGAAGCTGTATTCATAAAACTCCCCCAAAGATTCTGAGGCAGACATTGGACTAATAACTTGGGAACCACTGATTTAGTCCAACTGACTCTTTCTACACATGGAAAGcctgaggcctagagaggttaagtgatgtGTACCCAAGACTGTCCAGCTTATAAATAGCATAGCCTGAAATGGAACATcttttttgtatattaaaaataatcttttttgtatagatggagtctcaactatgttgcccaggctagtcttgaactcctgggcccaagcaatcctcctgccttggcttctcaaagtgttgggattacaagcttgcACCACGGCACCCGAAATgaaacatctttttgttttgttttgttttgtttttgagacagagtctcgctctgttgcccaggttagagtgcagtcacacgatctcagctcactgcaacctctacctcccgggctcaagtgattctcctgcctcagcctcccgagtagctgggactgcaggcatgggccaccacacctggctaatttttgtatttttagtagggacagggtttcaccatgttggccaggttggtcttgaactcctggcctcaagtgatcctcctgtgtcagcctcctaaagtgctgggattacaggcatgagccaccacacctggcctgaaatgaaACATCTTCTGATCTCAATTCTGGCTACAGAAGTCTTAGTCACTGTGGTGAGCCAGGGGCTGTGGGTAGGGGGACCCTCCAGAGAGAACTCCCATTGCCCCAGCAAAGTGCTACCCAGGCCACCTTGGCAGCCTCTGCTCTCTATCCAGCTGGTCAGCTCTGCCCCCCACCATGGAGTctagtatatatttttacttttatttttgtatgtatatattgatatatacagAAGGAGCTCTTTAAGGACTTAATAACTTTCTGCTTCTCTTCAGAAAAGAAGCGGGCAAAGGGACCTGAACAACCCACACCCACAATTCAGGAAGAGCCTGAACCTGTTAGCAATGTCCTACAAGGAGATGACATTCTTGCCTTGGCCATTAAGAAGGaagacttgaaggaggtgagGATGAAGCCCAAGCTTCCCTTACCATAGAAACGTTTCCCTGCCGGCAGCCTGAGTGGTCTAGAACACCAGCCATGTCCCTACTCATGGGGAGTGTCTAACTCCATGGAAAAACCCACTGAACACAGATTCTTTTCACTTTACCACCTTAAGGAATTCACTGTGTTGTCTGTTTTAACATTTCTGAGATTCATATAGAACCACAGGGGAAATGAGATGATGAGGTATCTTGCTTCCCATAGAGGTAGGTGCcatcattcccatttcacagaccgGAGGATGAGTTTaaggagccaaggtacagctctGGGTAAAGCTGCTAAACCCTAACCCCATGCTTTACCTGGGAGAGTCAGCCATCTCTCACCCAAACTGTCTGGAGGCAtaagatgttcttttttttccctccaggaTATTACTAAGTCACATATCTGTTACACAGGCATTTCCTTGACAGAACATATGGACAGAGCTGAAGAAACAGATCTGTCAGCCTTCAGGAACTCCACCCAGAACTAGAACAGAAGAGATGGGTGGTGCTCTTCCTCCTGCCACCACAGGTGGAATTctcctttgttttatttgtttttagcaaCACATTCCTCGCCTTACTGAAAAGGAAGATAAACGTGTCATCACCCAGAAATTTATCATCCGTAAACTCAAACCCATGGATCCTAGGAGGAAGGTCTGCCACCTTGTAGCACATCCTGCGAATCCTGATGAAGCCACAAAGCCTCTGGACTACTCCGGTACACCCAGTCTCAGCCCTGGCTTCACTGTCTTTCAACTCATGGGTCAGCCTCAAGAGAAACCCAGTCTCCATCAGAAAGTTGCCCTCTTGAAAGTTGTCTACCCACAgcttctttcccctttcttcttttatccTCCCAGGTCCCGGTGACAGCTTCGATGGCAGTGACCAGATCCTGCCCCACCACATCTTGGGGAGTCTCCAGGATTTTAAGAGAATTGCACTTGCTCGAGGGAACACCCAGGTTTGTTTGCACAGAACTACCCGGATGAGAGCAGTCACTGAAGTCATTTCGGTCTCCCACCTGACACAGTCAAGCAGGGCTGGGGCTAAAGAGACAGTCTAGTCTGTAGGTTTTGAGTCTGAGTTGATAAGGGACCCTCTCCCAGAATAGTTGGACACTTCAGGCAGCTGAAGCTGGCTTCAGTGAAGTCAGGGATTTACTGTAAGGATTCCAGAGATTGCCTCATGGAACCCAAAGGCGGGAGTACCTGGGTCTGGATAGACTGCACCTAAAAAGACATCAGGACTCAGGGCCCACATGCCTCATTTCCCTCTGCTCTGTGCACTGTCTTGATTTTCCCTTCTCTGGAGACTGGCCTGCCCTCCTCAGTCCACGTGGTGGAGGAAGGTGGCTTCCCACTGCTTCCTGGGCCACGGGAAGATTCTGTATCTTTCCAGCCTTCCCATCATGCAGTGCTTCACCTGTCTCTTCCCCTTGCTTCCCTGGTTCCAGGCTGACTCTGATTGGTCAGGCGCTAAGGGGCCTGGGGCCCTGTAAGAATGCTTCCATTTACACTTGGGTGAAGGTGTCAATCAACATCAGTTGTGAGGACAAATACACTAGATGTTGACCCCAATCTTGAAACAGAAGTTCCCTTTCTGGGGGAGAGTGGACTGACAGCTGCTTTCAGGGCCCCCTGGTTCTGGGATTTATTTTCTGTCACTGGCTACTCTGGAGTCCTGAAGAGGAGGGACTCTCAGCGCAGTGGGATAACAGCACGGGTTTAGGCCTCGGGAAATGTGTGCTCAGCCCCGCCCAGAGCCTTCTTACTGCCCTCCACATACCTATGTTGTACTTTTCAGCTGGCTGAGCGGATACCTACCTCACCCTGTCTGATGACCCTCATCTCTGCTGAAGGAGAGTCAAAGCAAAAAGCcccaaaagaagagaagagacctCCCTGGGCCCCACCTCCTCAGCACAACTTTCTGAAAAACTGGCAGCGTAACACAGCCCTGCGGAAGAAGCAGCAGGAAGCCCTCAGCGGTGAGCAGAGCAGACAGGGCTCCCGCCCGGCCTCCATCTGGCAGCAAGGCTCTGCTGGGTTGTTTGCTCTCCTCCAGAGCCTGGCCTTGGGCTGACCACATTTGTGCTTTCACTCCCAAGAGTGTCTCACTCTGAAGCTTCAGTGGATCCTGAAATCAGCCCTGTGAGGGAGGCTGCCCGATGCAGACTGCCAAGGCCCCTGTTTGTTCTGGTTCGGCAGAGTGGCGGCAATCTTGCCTCTCTCTCTAGAACACCTAAAGAAGCCAGTGAGTGAGCTGCTCATGCACACCGGGGAGACCTACAGACGGATCCAGGAGGAGCGGGAGCTCATTGACTGCACACTTCCAACCCGGCGTGATAGGAAAGTGAGGCCACCTGTCCTAAGTGCCCGGGGGCAGGGGGGTCCACGGAggaggggggcgggggcgggtgtCTGGACACAGGGATGCTGGTCTCAGGTGGCACAGCTGGGGAGAAAAAACCTATCCATTGCAAAACATCATTAAGCCCTCAAGGCCTTTACTAAATTATATGATTAGTCAGTAAAGTTATTCAGCCTGTGGTGACCACACAGGTAGCAAGTTATTAGAGTAGTCTTAGTGTTTGTCTCCTAGGAGCTTAGACTGAGTGGAGCCTACACCCTAAAGAGATAGGTTGAAGAGTCCCCCACCTTTTTTTATGGTAGACCAGTGCAGTACCTGTACCAACCCACACCATCTGGCTGGGGGCAGGTAAAGATGACAACAGGGTGTCCAGAAAACACGGCAGTGGATGCTTCTGTTCTGCAATCACGGCAGCAATGCATTCCCCAGAGGAAGCATCTGTAGCCTGTGGTGGTGCTCTTGTCTTCCCACATCTCCACCAGCATGTGGCTGAGGTGTCCTGGTAATCTGACTCACCTTTCCTTCCTTGCCAGAGCTGGGAGAACAGTGGGTTCTGGAGTCGACTGGAATACTTGGGAGATGAGATGACAGGTCTGGTCATGACCAAGACAAAAACTCAGCGTGGCCTCATGGAGCCCATCACTCACATCAGGAAGCCCCACTCCATCCGGGTGGAGACAGGTGAGGCGCAGGGCTGTAAGCCAGCTAGCATCTTGTGCCTGGCCCGGAGGCAGGGTAGTGTGGAAGTGGCCAGCATAGCTCTACAGTGAAACAGGCCCAGGGCCTGTTTCTCTGTGGTTCTCTGTGGTCTTAGGCAAGTCCCAGAGTCTTCCTGAAGTCCGgctccctcttccttttcttcagtaAAACGGTGAGAGAGCTAGGAAACTGGAGTGCAGCCATAGAGCTGCCGTCCAGTGTGGAGCCTTGAGCCGCATGCTGCTGGTGAGCGCCTGGATCGTGGCTGCCCTGCCTTGAGAAGTGCTGTCACTGTCAACTGGACACTGGCTTTAGTgtgaaaacaatatattttattaatcatttttatattgattacatgtcaaaatgacaatatttttgaTATACTGAATTAAATAAACTATATTACTAAAATgaaggtgggcacagtggctcatgcctataatcccagcagtttgggaggctacggcggatagatcacttgaggtcagaagttcaaaaccagcctggccaacatggcgaaaccctgtctctgctaaaaatacaaaaattagctgggcatggtggtgcgcgcctagaatcccagctacttgggaggctgaggcaggagaattgcttgaatctgggaggtggaggttgcagtgagccaagatcatgccattgcactccagcctgggcaacaagagcaaaactctgtcttaaaataaataaataaataaacaaacaaacaaacaaactatactACTAAAATGAATcccacctgtttcttttttcctttttcagtgtGGCATCTAGAAAACTTTCAGTGACACGTGTGGCTTGTGCTTGTGGTTTGCATTCTGTTTCTCTTAAGCAGCACTGCTTTAGAGcctgccaggctgcctgggttcaggTCCCAGCTGTGTCGTGTTAGTGAACCCCAGAGTGGTTGAACCCCTCTGGCctgtagtttcctcatctgtaaaatatgcaCAGGGTTGTGATAGGGCTAAATGAGATATGAAGTGTATTGAGAGGTTCTGGCTCATTGTTAAGCACTCAATAAAAGGTTgctgttattctttttattataatcCAAAGATTGGGCTATTTGGAAGCTAATTTTGCAGGAGTCTTGTGTAGGGCTGCTGAGGAGGTATAGGACAGGAGAACGGGAGTCTAGCTGCCACAGGGAAGCTGTATTTTTCGTCCTTCCTagaaatggtgttgggatagGCACTCTCAGAGCCCTTGAGAAGTGGGTGAGCAAGGGGACATGGCAGCAGCCTGTGCTGAGGGTCCTTGGACCTCATGCTAGGATTACCAGCCCAGAGGGACGCTTCATACCGCTACACCTGGGATCGGAGTCTGTTTCTGATCTACCGACGCAAGGAGCTGCAGAGAATCATGGAAGAGCTGGATTTCAGCCAGCAGGTTGGTATGGCCTCCATGCCCCAGTCAGAAGCCCCTTGGGGCGGTGCCTGTCTTCAGTCAGCTCATCTTACCTTTCTCCATCTCTCGGAGGATATTGATGGCCTGGAGGTGGTGGGCAAAGGGCGGCCCTTCTCGGCTGTTACTGTGGAAGACTACACAGTGTTTGAAAGAAGTCAGGGAAGCTCCTCTGAAGACACAACATACTTGTGAGTGCAGCCTGAACCCTGGGGAGAGAGGCTGAAGAGTTCTCCAGCACCTACCAGTATTAAAGAGCGGGCTTCCCTCCCTGAGATCAGGGTGCCTCTAGCCTAGCTTCTGTCCAGTGGTTGCCACCCACTCTTTGAACCTATTCCAGCAGCTGTGCTGGCTTTCCTATTGCCATCTGCTCCTTTCCAACAACCAACTCCTAATGGGGATTTCCCAGACATTCCCTTGCTGGTCAAGTGAGGGCTCTCTAGACCCTCCCACTGCTATGCATCTTGAATGCCTCTGGCATGGAGAGTCTATGTATTTCTGTGTACTGTGAATGGCTCTGGCAAGAGGGCTTAAAGAGTCTGTGTGTTTCTAAGAACCTCCCATCTACAGCAATGGGTCAGGAGGAAGCTGCGCGGGAGTGGAGTTGATCATACTCCATTGCAGGGTAGAGCTGGTTGTGTTTCTAGGCTTCCTGGTGACCGTTTCTGTGGGGTTCCACATGGCATGACTGTGGCAGCCTAAGAGAAAATAAGTCATTGGCTTTTCTTACAGAGGCACATTGGCCAGTTCCTCTGATGTCTCCATGCCTATTCTCGGCCCTTCTCTGCTGTTCTGTGGGAAGCCAGCTTGCTGGATCAGAGGCAGTAATCCACAGGACAAGGTAAAACTGCCTCCACCACACCTGCTGGGAGAGCCTCCCTCAGGGGTGCAGCCCTGAGGTGACTGGCAGTTACCAGCAGCCTGCACAGTCTCCTGTTTGGGTTTTTATCTGGTCGTGCATTCAGCACGTCTGAAAATGGTGACAGCAACACTGACTTGAGCAAGAATAAAATCACAAGGCTGCAGAGTGTCATAAGCCACTTGGGGCTTATACCCAGCCCCCAAGCATGTAAACAAGCAAACTCAAGTAGGTATGGCTCTAAGAAGGTTCCAAAATATTCTTCAGATGCTAAGGAATAGAAGTGTTCAttggatataaaatatattttatctggccaggcgcagaggctcacgcctgtaatcccagcactttgggaggctgacgtgggtggatcacctgacatcaggagttcaagaccagccctggccagcatggtgaaaccccatctctactaaaaatacaaaatagcagggcatggtggtgggcacctgtaatccctgctacttggaaagctgaggcaggagaatcgcttgaacccgggaggcgggggttgcagtgagctgagatcacgccattgcactccaacctaggtgacaagagcgaaactctgtctcaaaaaaaaaaaaaaatatatatatatataaaaaatatatatatatataaaatatatatatatatataaaatatatatatatataaaatatatatatatatataaaatatatatatatatatatttgttttatcttctCTTCTTGCTATTGAGGGTAACCTCAGAGACAACCACGCTGGAGTAGGATACCACTCTGTGTGACAGTGGCCAAGCCCTGGAGGCCTGGGACACGAGACTTGCAGTGCTAAAGCCAGAAAAGTCCTGGGCAGACCAGATGAGTTGTTCACTCTAGGCCAGGGTTTGCAGCAAAGACATTTCTTGTCCCTCCTCCTTCCAGAGGCAGGTTGGGATTGCTGCTCACTTGACCTTTGAAACCCTAGAAGGCGAGAAAACCTCCTCAGAACTGACTGTGGTCAATAATGGCACCGTGGCCATTTGGTATGACTGGCGACGGCAGCACCAGCCGGACACTTTCCAAGACCTTAAGAAAAACAGGATGCAGCGATTTTACTTTGACAACCGGGAAGGTACTCAGGAGAAGCCACCCTATGTGCTAGCTCCTGTCTGGGGCTGGTTTTGTCCTCCGTGAGACATCAAAGTTTAGTTATGGCCCAGCTCCTGTAAGTTTGAGCCCTGCTTCCCTGCCTTGTCCCTCTCATTCCTTCTGTGAAATGTGTGGCCTGACTACTCATGTCTATTGAGAGACTGATGGAACTTGAGAACCTGGGGAGGTGAGCCACCAGGGAGCAGAAGCGTTCTAGGGGCTCAGTTATCTAGGTGCACAGGCCTGGGGCTAGGATGGCCAGCTGTCTCTGTTTGCCTGGGACTTTAGCACTCAAATTCCCACATTCCAGGAAACCTCTCAGCCCTGGGCAAACTGGGATGGTTGGCCAGCCACCTGGCCTTGGACTCAGTTAACTGCATGTAGGAGCATGTAGGCCTGGGGCTCAGCCAGCTCCTGCATGTTGAAAACCTCGGGTCTCTGTCCCTCTCAGGTGTGATTCTGCctggagaaattaaaacatttacctTCTTCTTCAAGTCTTTGACTGCTGGGGTCTTCAGGGAATTTTGGGAGTTTCGAACCCATCCTACTCTATTAGGAGGTGCTATACTGCAGGTCAATCTCCACGCGGTCTCCCTGACCCAGGACGTTTTTGAGGATGAGAGGAAAGTACTGGAGGTAAGGGACCCAGGACCATGGCCCCTGTGGACATCAGGTAGGGTATCCTTGTGTTCTTCCTGGCAGTGACTGAAGGGATCATATTTCTCCCAGCCTTTGATCTTAGGTGATCAAAGGTAATTTTGACAATGTCATGCTTGCTTTACTCATTGACCGTACGACCCATGTCTCACACAAGGCGCCCCTCCCGTGTTTCTGTGACACTCACTGAAGCCTGATGAAGGTTCACCACCATCCTCAGAAGCACCCCCACTATGTGCCCTGCCCCTTCTTCCTAATCTGGTGACATGCTAACTGTGTGACCACCAGGCCCCAGGCAGCAGCAGCTGTCACTGGAACTGGCCCTCCTCTGGATCCTTTTCATccatttttagggaacaaggatGTCTGGAGAGACTCAGAGGTTTTCAGGTCTTAGaacaggcgtgtgtgtgtgtgtgtgtgtgtgtgtgtgtgtgtgtgtgtgagacaatgGCAGGAACTCAGACCCTAGGAAGGCACAAAGTCCTGGGGGCTCCAACTTCCTGAAGGATGCATTGGTTTTGATAGCCTGGGCTGCCATCCTCTGCCACCTTCCCTTTTGCAGAGCAAGCTGACTGCCCATGACGCAGTCACCGTCGTTCGCGAAGTGCTGCAGGAGCTGCTGATGGGGGTCTTGACCCCGGAGCGCACACCATCACCTGTGGATGCCTATCTCACCGAGGAAGACTTGTTCCGGCACAGGAATCCTCAGGTGAGGCCCAGCGCCAGCCCCTGCCCCCTCATGTGTGCCCTGCGTCAAGGGTCCCCAACCCGCAGGCCGCACAGCGGcaggtgagcagtgggtgagccagcattactgcctgagctctgcctcctgtcagatcagcggtggcattagattctcataggagcacgaatcccactgtgaactgcgcatgcgagggatgGAAATtgtacactccttatgagaatctaactaatgcctgatgatctgaggtggaagtttcatcctgaaaccattcccccactccctgccatccgtggaaaaattgtcttccacgagaccagtccctggtgccaaaaaggttggggactgctgccctAGGTGACAGTAATAGCAAACTCTTTTATGTGCCAAGCTCTGTTCTGCGCATCTTCCATGAGTAACTCACCTCTCTTCACAGCAGTCCTATGAGATGGGTactacttatttttgtttatttttttaagaaatagcaTGTCATACTGTCACActccaggccagagtacagtgtcCCACTCATAGCTCATTGTGACCTCAAACTCcccggctcaggtgatcctcccacctcagcctcctaagtagctaggaccacaggcatacatcaccatgctcagctaatttctctcttttttttttttttttggtagagataggatcACTCTATGTCAtacaggccggtcttgaactcctgagttcaagtgatcttcctaccgtggcttcccaaagcactgggattgcaggcttgagccactgtgcctggcccttgtaCTATTTATGTCCTTATTTACATTGAAGAAACTGGGgcctgcaccccagcctccccCTCACATGCCTTCCCATCCTCTGCTGCAGCTGCATTACGAGCACCAAGTGGTGCAAAGCCTGCACCAACTGTGGCGCCAGTACATGACCCTGCCCGCCAAGGCTGAGGAGGCCAGGCCAGGGGACAAGGAGCACGTCAGCCCCATAGCCACAGAGAAGGCCTCTGTGAATGCTGAGCTGTTACCACGCTTTAGGAGCCCCATCTCCGAAACTCAAGTGCCCCGGCCTGAGAACGAGGCCCTCAGGGAATCCGG contains the following coding sequences:
- the MYCBPAP gene encoding MYCBP-associated protein isoform X13: MDPRRKVCHLVAHPANPDEATKPLDYSGPGDSFDGSDQILPHHILGSLQDFKRIALARGNTQLAERIPTSPCLMTLISAEGESKQKAPKEEKRPPWAPPPQHNFLKNWQRNTALRKKQQEALSEHLKKPVSELLMHTGETYRRIQEERELIDCTLPTRRDRKSWENSGFWSRLEYLGDEMTGLVMTKTKTQRGLMEPITHIRKPHSIRVETGLPAQRDASYRYTWDRSLFLIYRRKELQRIMEELDFSQQDIDGLEVVGKGRPFSAVTVEDYTVFERSQGSSSEDTTYLGTLASSSDVSMPILGPSLLFCGKPACWIRGSNPQDKRQVGIAAHLTFETLEGEKTSSELTVVNNGTVAIWYDWRRQHQPDTFQDLKKNRMQRFYFDNREGVILPGEIKTFTFFFKSLTAGVFREFWEFRTHPTLLGGAILQVNLHAVSLTQDVFEDERKVLESKLTAHDAVTVVREVLQELLMGVLTPERTPSPVDAYLTEEDLFRHRNPQLHYEHQVVQSLHQLWRQYMTLPAKAEEARPGDKEHVSPIATEKASVNAELLPRFRSPISETQVPRPENEALRESGSQKARVGTKSPQRKSIMEEILVEESPDVDSTKSPWEPDGLPLLEWNLCLEDFRKAVMVLPDENQREDALMRLNKAALELCQKPRPLQSNLLHQMCLQLWRDVIDSLVGHSMWLRSVLGLPEKETIYLNVPEEQDQKSPPIMEVKVPVGKAGKEERKGAAQEKKQLGIKDKEDKKGAKLLGKEDRPNSKKHKAKDDKKVIKSASRDRFSLEDPTPDIILSSQEPIDPLVMGKYTQRLHSASWQMRSLGEHHAGCIPINCKSFEELERLHPNLFLSSRSSEIHPGPWAAGHPGDRPDGPG
- the MYCBPAP gene encoding MYCBP-associated protein isoform X11; the encoded protein is MDPRRKVCHLVAHPANPDEATKPLDYSGPGDSFDGSDQILPHHILGSLQDFKRIALARGNTQLAERIPTSPCLMTLISAEGESKQKAPKEEKRPPWAPPPQHNFLKNWQRNTALRKKQQEALSEHLKKPVSELLMHTGETYRRIQEERELIDCTLPTRRDRKSWENSGFWSRLEYLGDEMTGLVMTKTKTQRGLMEPITHIRKPHSIRVETGLPAQRDASYRYTWDRSLFLIYRRKELQRIMEELDFSQQDIDGLEVVGKGRPFSAVTVEDYTVFERSQGSSSEDTTYLGTLASSSDVSMPILGPSLLFCGKPACWIRGSNPQDKRQVGIAAHLTFETLEGEKTSSELTVVNNGTVAIWYDWRRQHQPDTFQDLKKNRMQRFYFDNREGVILPGEIKTFTFFFKSLTAGVFREFWEFRTHPTLLGGAILQVNLHAVSLTQDVFEDERKVLESKLTAHDAVTVVREVLQELLMGVLTPERTPSPVDAYLTEEDLFRHRNPQLHYEHQVVQSLHQLWRQYMTLPAKAEEARPGDKEHVSPIATEKASVNAELLPRFRSPISETQVPRPENEALRESGSQKARVGTKSPQRKSIMEEILVEESPDVDSTKSPWEPDGLPLLEWNLCLEDFRKAVMVLPDENQREDALMRLNKAALELCQKPRPLQSNLLHQMCLQLWRDVIDSLVGHSMWLRSVLGLPEKETIYLNVPEEQDQKSPPIMEVKVPVGKAGKEERKGAAQEKKQLGIKDKEDKKGAKLLGKEDRPNSKKHKAKDDKKVIKSASRDRFSLEDPTPDIILSSQEPIDPLVMGKYTQRLHSASWQMRSLGEHHAGCIPINCKSFEELERLHPNLFLSSRSSEIHPGFPFCLLLLFVLEGRSTKPFSICQYVYWRRLAFL
- the MYCBPAP gene encoding MYCBP-associated protein isoform X2, with product MDPRRKVCHLVAHPANPDEATKPLDYSGTPSLSPGFTVFQLMGPGDSFDGSDQILPHHILGSLQDFKRIALARGNTQLAERIPTSPCLMTLISAEGESKQKAPKEEKRPPWAPPPQHNFLKNWQRNTALRKKQQEALSEHLKKPVSELLMHTGETYRRIQEERELIDCTLPTRRDRKSWENSGFWSRLEYLGDEMTGLVMTKTKTQRGLMEPITHIRKPHSIRVETGLPAQRDASYRYTWDRSLFLIYRRKELQRIMEELDFSQQDIDGLEVVGKGRPFSAVTVEDYTVFERSQGSSSEDTTYLGTLASSSDVSMPILGPSLLFCGKPACWIRGSNPQDKRQVGIAAHLTFETLEGEKTSSELTVVNNGTVAIWYDWRRQHQPDTFQDLKKNRMQRFYFDNREGVILPGEIKTFTFFFKSLTAGVFREFWEFRTHPTLLGGAILQVNLHAVSLTQDVFEDERKVLESKLTAHDAVTVVREVLQELLMGVLTPERTPSPVDAYLTEEDLFRHRNPQLHYEHQVVQSLHQLWRQYMTLPAKAEEARPGDKEHVSPIATEKASVNAELLPRFRSPISETQVPRPENEALRESGSQKARVGTKSPQRKSIMEEILVEESPDVDSTKSPWEPDGLPLLEWNLCLEDFRKAVMVLPDENQREDALMRLNKAALELCQKPRPLQSNLLHQMCLQLWRDVIDSLVGHSMWLRSVLGLPEKETIYLNVPEEQDQKSPPIMEVKVPVGKAGKEERKGAAQEKKQLGIKDKEDKKGAKLLGKEDRPNSKKHKAKDDKKVIKSASRDRFSLEDPTPDIILSSQEPIDPLVMGKYTQRLHSEVRGLLDTLVTDLMVLADELSPIKNVEEALRLCR